A portion of the Bacteroidota bacterium genome contains these proteins:
- a CDS encoding SET domain-containing protein-lysine N-methyltransferase, whose translation MRAQQSPALGPNELQYNVEIEEVRGSGGQVVSRLESGFWQAIADGNQAAVYIKNSPFRVEKSSVHGVGLFTDAATSFQQGDSVCTIFYKVLPSGPFLMAYRSSVVGTFINDSQTPNTRIELRERAIILRANRDIPPNTEILGSYRELISLFPNDKSAEMSIKYW comes from the coding sequence TTGCGGGCTCAGCAGAGCCCTGCCCTTGGCCCCAATGAGCTTCAGTACAATGTTGAGATAGAAGAGGTTCGTGGGTCGGGTGGCCAGGTGGTATCCCGCCTGGAGTCCGGTTTCTGGCAGGCAATTGCAGACGGAAATCAGGCTGCCGTTTATATTAAGAACAGCCCGTTTCGGGTAGAAAAGTCCAGCGTACACGGCGTAGGGCTTTTTACCGATGCTGCTACCAGTTTTCAGCAGGGAGACAGCGTATGTACCATTTTTTACAAGGTGCTGCCCAGCGGACCATTTCTAATGGCTTATCGCAGCTCCGTTGTAGGCACCTTTATCAACGATAGCCAAACGCCCAACACCCGCATTGAGCTAAGAGAGCGAGCCATTATCCTGCGGGCCAATCGGGATATTCCACCAAACACCGAGATACTGGGCAGCTACCGCGAGCTTATCTCGCTGTTTCCCAATGACAAGAGTGCCGAGATGAGCATCAAATACTGGTAG